Proteins from a genomic interval of Papaver somniferum cultivar HN1 chromosome 4, ASM357369v1, whole genome shotgun sequence:
- the LOC113275525 gene encoding uncharacterized protein LOC113275525 — protein MVKKKTIEIQLRSSTPKKLAKASAEPNVTPRLISKATNNLNSSSRNVVLDFGDDPKPTQPTQASGGDNLHVGGSQGIVDLQNDVEQARFWTKASKKVINLEEAFKAMQESVCNLDNWGEDECHPEDAPWTQPLLYSESEDAKEWSEFCNNFKEVGPGGPSVRGDRYEFGDQEGSSEDDGYEQLLETDDEAEGNVNELRSCSKCKQTGHNKTTCGGGAVGLNLKAKRLRTEVDGQTFTSINYNHGQSRTGKRKNNGNNNINLAESSQPGGSLVD, from the exons atggtgaagaaaaaAACCATTGAAATTCAATTAAG GAGTTCAACACCGAAGAAGTTAGCTAAAGCATCAGCAGAGCCAAATGTTACTCCAAGACTTATTTCTAAAGCTACGAATAATCTGAATTCAAGTTCTAGAAATGTTGTCCTAGATTTTGGTGATGATCCTAAGCCAACACAGCCAACTCAAGCAAGTGGTGGTGACAATTTACATGTGGGAGGCAGTCAAGGAATTGTTGATCTTCAAAATGATGTGGAACAAGCTCGTTTCTGGACAAAAGCTTCAAAAAAAGTCATTAATTTAGAGGAAGCTTTTAAGGCAATGCAGGAGTCAGTTTGTAATTTGGACAATTGGGGAGAGGACGAATGTCATCCTGAAGATGCACCATGGACTCAACCACTTTTATATAGTGAGAGTGAAGATGCTAAGGAGTGGTCTGAGTTCTGTAATAACTTTAAGGAAGTTGGTCCTGGTGGTCCTTCTGTGCGAGGTGACCGATATGAATTTGGTGACCAAGAAGGCAGTAGTGAAG ACGATGGATACGAGCAGTTGTTGGAGACGGACGATGAAGCTGAAGGTAATGTCAATGAACTTAGGTCCTGTAGCAAGTGCAAACAAACTGGTCACAACAAAACTACTTGTGGGGGTGGCGCAGTTGGTTTAAATCTGAAGGCAAAGAGACTTAGAACTGAGGTAGATGGTCAGACTTTCACAAGCATTAACTATAATCACGGTCAAAGCCGCACTGGAAAACGTAAGAATAATGGCAACAACAACATTAATCTTGCTGAATCTTCACAACCTGGAGGATCACTAGTTGATTAA